From the Anguilla anguilla isolate fAngAng1 chromosome 6, fAngAng1.pri, whole genome shotgun sequence genome, one window contains:
- the LOC118230144 gene encoding cholesterol 24-hydroxylase-like, with amino-acid sequence MDLVKNIALRCSPTGWPGFALFFVSAVCVIALVIFCLYVQYIHMKYDHIPGPPRDSFLFGHIFTLLKVMRDDRLVHDKFLEWAETYGPVVRINSLHTVVLLVTSPEATKEILMSSKYPKDPHFYKRLFNLFGTRFLGTGLVTDSDHDHWYRQRRTMDPAFSNSYLRGLTHTFNERADYLMEKLEEKAESKTPVLMHHMINCITLDIIAKVAFGMELDLLDTTQSPFINAISLCLKGMVTVIRNPFFELCPWNWKFIKEVKQATKLLRKTGADCIAERKRAIQNGEEVPKDILTQILKCAAEEKDEDHEQMLDNFVTFFIAGQETTANQIAFTLMELGRAPEIVAKLRKEVDDIIGSKQEIEYEDLGKLTYLSQVLKESLRLYPPAPGTSRWVAEDIIFDGIHIPGNVVIFVSSYVSGRLDRFFSDPLKFDPDRFHPNAAKPYFCYFPFALGPRSCLGQNFSQIEARILMAKLIQRFELELIPGQSFEIQDTGSLRPRGGVVCTVRSRSHARD; translated from the exons ATGGATTTGGTTAAGAACATTGCTTTGAGGTGCTCACCAACAGGGTGGCCTGGCTTCGCGCTATTCTTTGTTTCTGCGGTGTGTGTCATTGCGCTTGTCATTTTCTGcctgtatgtacaatatattcaCATGAAATATGATCATATACCCGGACCTCCCAGAGACAG TTTTCTGTTTGGGCACATATTCACTCTGCTGAAAGTGATGCGCGACGATAGACTTGTGCACGATAAGTTCTTGGAATG GGCTGAAACGTATGGGCCTGTTGTTCGGATTAACTCCTTACATACTGTGGTGTTACTTGTCACAAGTCCAGAAGCCACCAAG GAGATTCTGATGTCTTCAAAGTATCCTAAGGATCCGCATTTCTACAAACGCCTTTTTAACCTGTTTGGAACAAG ATTTCTAGGAACTGGATTGGTTACAGACTCAGATCATGACCATTGGTACAGACAACGTCGGACAATGGACCCTGCATTCAGTAACTC GTACCTGCGTGGGCTGACACACACCTTCAATGAGAGAGCCGATTACCTGatggagaagctggaggagaaggCGGAGAGCAAAACCCCCGTGCTCATGCATCACATGATCAACTGCATCACACTGGACATCATCGCCAAG GTGGCTTTTGGGATGGAATTGGATTTACTTGACACTACCCAGTCCCCCTTCATCAATGCCATATCCTTATGTTTGAAAGGAATGGTTACCGTTATAAGAAACCCTTTCTTTGAG CTGTGTCCCTGGAACTGGAAGTTCATAAAAGAAGTGAAGCAGGCTACAAAGCTACTCCGAAAGACAGGGGCAGATTGCATCGCAGAGCGGAAGAGGGCAATCCAAAATGGGGAAGAAGTGCCCAAAGACATCCTCACCCAAATCCTCAAATGTGCTG CGGAGGAAAAGGATGAGGACCATGAGCAGATGCTGGACAActttgtaacatttttcattgctg gaCAAGAAAcgacagccaatcaaattgcTTTTACTTTAATGGAACTCGGGAGAGCACCAGAAATAGTAGCAAA GCTGAGGAAAGAGGTGGATGACATCATTGGGTCAAAGCAGGAGATTGAGTATGAAGATCTTGGGAAGTTGACCTACTTGTCTCAG GTCTTAAAGGAGTCTCTCAGGCTGTATCCTCCCGCTCCTGGCACATCTAGATGGGTGGCTGAAGACATCATCTTTGATGGAATCCACATTCCAGGCAACGTGGTCATTTTT GTCAGCTCTTATGTGAGTGGAAGGTTGGACAGATTCTTCAGTGATCCACTGAAGTTTGATCCGGACAGATTCCATCCTAATGCTGCAAA gcCGTATTTCTGCTACTTTCCCTTTGCCCTGGGCCCTCGGTCCTGCTTGGGCCAGAACTTTTCACAG ATAGAGGCAAGAATTCTGATGGCAAAACTGATTCAGAGGTTTGAATTGGAGCTCATCCCTGGACAGTCTTTTGAGATCCAAGATACTGGAAGTCTGAGGCCCCGGGGGGGTGTGGTCTGCACTGTCAGATCTCGCAGCCATGCTCGTGACTGA